The Eschrichtius robustus isolate mEscRob2 chromosome 16, mEscRob2.pri, whole genome shotgun sequence DNA segment GGATAAAGGCAGCTGAGGCTCGCAGCTGCCAGGCTCACCCTCTCCCGTGTGCCCGGGGGGCCAGGGAGGAGGCTGGCCTGGTGGCTTTTACCTTCACTGCAGTTGGACCCTGTCCATCCAGCTTCGCAGCGGCAGCCGGCTGCCAAGACAAGACCGAGAAGGTCAGGTGAGGGcccgggcagggctggggcagtgAGAGCGGGGAGCCCGGGCTGGAGCTGCCTCCCAAAGAGCCCCACTCACTCTCCGTGCAAAGCCCATGCTGGCTGCAGTTGGCGGGGCCACAGTCCAGCTCGCTGCAGGCAGCGCCTCGCCAGAAGCGCCCCGTGCACTGGCAGCGCCCCTCCACGCAAGTCCCGTGGCCGTTGCAGTCAGACGGCTGGCAGCGGGGCTCGTGCACACACACCACGGTGGACACGCGGCGAGGACAGCGCCACATGTTGTCCTGGCTGCAGAGGAAACAGGAGTGTGAAGAGAGGATGAAGTGCTGGCCACCCCAGCAACCCCTCAAACCCCCCCACTGCAGCCCCTGAGGGCTGCCTTTCCCTGCCTCTCTTCATTATCCCTTCTCCAGCCTTTTACAGGTTCTTCCCACCCCCAACAATCCcttccaccccagggcctttgcacatgctcttctATGCCCAGAAGGCTCTCCCACGCCCATCTAGCCCCTCATCCTCCAGATCTCAGCTCATGCTTCACTATCCTCAGGTCTTTCCTGACCAATCACCCCCTTCCATCGGCCTGGGCAGTGTTGGTACGCTACATATACTTCCTGTAAGCAGCGAGAAGCAGAGGTCTTGGCTCCTCCTGCTCTCTGCTGAATCCCCAGGGCTgggcacagagtaggtactcGATATTTGTCGAATGAGACAGTCGGGGACAAGCTTGGCCTTGGACCTCAACAAGGGGGCTCTCATATGCTTACCAGTGATCGGACGGGTAACTGGCCAAGGTCCCGTTGAGCACGAAGGTGGCAGAGCCCCCTCCATCCAGGTTGATGGCATTGACCACGTTCTGTTTCAGCAGGAACTCCGCCATCTCCCACAGGTTAATGCTGCGGCACAAGACCAGTGCTACTGACCTTGCCACAGCCGTTAATGTGGCAATTCTGGGTTAATGCATCTTACTTTCCACAGTGAACAGTATCACACACCCGCTATGGCAGGCAAATTTCTAAGTGCCCCGCCAAAGGTGTCCTGTCCCAATCCCGGGAAGCTATGACTGTAACAAGAGATCACTCTCCTGATCATGTTATGATACATGGCACAGCTGTCTGCAAATGGGCACActgtcctggattatctgggtggcccCAATGGAATCACAggagcccttaaaagcagagagctTTCTACGGCTGAGGCagaaaaggaagtgagagagattGGAAATACAAGGGGATTAGATGGATTTGACACACCTTTTGCAGCTTGAAGATGTACAAGAGGAGGGTATATACATAAaggggaatgtgggcagcctcatGAGTGGAGAGGCCCCCAGCCAGCAATGACACaaagacctcagtcctacaactccAAGGAACTgtattctgccaacaacctgaatgagctggGAAGAGGATTCTTCTCCAGAAGCTCCAGATAAGCACCCTGCCTGGCCAACAGCTGGATTTTGTCTATGGGGCACCCTGAACAGAGAACTCAGTtgggccccccccccacccactgaCTCCTGACCTACAGAGCTTTGATCTAACAAATCAGTGCTGCCTGtgctaatttgttacacagcaacagcaGACTAGCACActcactttacagaggaggaaacagcagctcagagaggtcaaatgaCTTGTCTATGGCCACAGAGCCAGCAGATGGCCAAGCTAGGACTGGAACCGAGGTCTACTCCCAGCTAACTTTGTGATAATTTCCTTTCACCCAATCAGAGCTCAGGAGAGATGAGGCCCTAAGTTGGCAAGACTGAGAGCAAGTGTGTGGAAGATGATGAGTTCTTGGAAGTGGGACAGATCTAGGGACCCTCTGCCTGTGGGAAGACAGGGAACAGATGGCTGCAAACATCCCCAGGGAACAGCTGGAGGTCAGAAGGGCAGCTGCTGGTGGGCAGAAGTTCCTCAGAGCAGGACTCAGCCCAGGCCTAGAGGCCCTGGCTCACAGCACTCACCCCCGCTGCTCCGTCTGCCCGTCCACATGGAAGAGCGCCAGCTGCCCCTCTCGGTCGTGGCCCACGGCTGTTCTGGCTGACATCACGTTCACAAATTTGCTGAAGGAACCTGAAGGAGAGGCAGCCTGGCTGATCACCTGGCCCTTCGGGAGGCCTACTAAGCTCTGCCTGCCACTTCCTGCCAGTCCCTCTCCACAGAGACACCACTCTCCACCTCCAGGTCTATGCATGCAACATCTCCCTTCCCATGCCCCGCCCCAGTCAGTCTCCACAGAGTAGCCAAAGGGCTGTTCTTCAATGTAAACCAAGATCAAACTCCAGGCGAAAACGCTCCAACGGCCTCCACTGTCCTTAGAACAAAATCCAAATGCCTTACCAAGGCCTGGCATGACCTCCTTAGCCTGCTTCTTCTACCTCATCTCCTGGGGGCCCACCCCTCTGAACACCCTGCAGCCACTTTCTACTTCTGGCTGGACTGCACTTCTCCCCAGCTCTTCCCATGGCTTGCGCCTTCTGATCTAAGTCACCTCCTCcatgaggccttccctgactgcaCAGTCTAAAACAGCCCATTTCCACATCAGGGCCATGGGGAACCTTCCCTGTCCCAGTATTCCAtatcccagtggttctcaaaatcgAATGTCAATCAGAATCACACAGGGGGCTCCTTAGAACACACACTCTTGGGCCTCAcccccagggattctgattctGTAGTGTTGAGGCACAGGGGTAGGGGCTGAAGTTTTGCATTTATAACAGGCTCCtcggtgatgctgatgctgctggtccacagaCATTTTAGGAACACTTCTCTATTCTCTTGTCCATAGCTCCTTTCCTCCAACTTTTCTTTCTTAGTACTTACCACTTCTTTTCagtatatttatatctatttcctttcttatatATTCCACAAAGCAGGGATCTTATCTGCTTTAATCCCCACTGATCCCCAATACCTAGAATAGTACTTGTTGAAAGActtcccccaccaccccaccGGTCCTGGTTTTCAAGAGGCTTGTTGCCAACACCCCCACTCATCCCCCACATCTCATCATactcactgcccctcccccacctgtcTCCTGTGTCTCATCGCACTCAGCAGCCTGACTCTCGTTAATGTAGATGCTTCCATTGCGAATCAGCCACACGACCCCGCTCAGCAGCTGCACAAATGGATTCTCAGTGTCCAGCACCTCCTCTTCAGACAAGTACCTGGACACAAGGAAGGCATGAGATTCAGTCAAAAGCAGTGGCAGCTGCAGGTAGTGCCCTCCCCCCCCACTACCCCCGCCCGCCCCACCACCTGGCTACTTGATTCCTCCTCATGCCCAGGAACCTGCCTGGTCCTGGAAGCAATCTTTGCAAACAGTCCGCGCATCCCAATCTCCACTTCAGTTAACAGAAACAACCATCCCCAAGAGATCACAAGTCCACCTATGGCCCTCAATCTCTCAGGCCGTCACCCCAGCCAAACTACCATCTGATACCTGCGACAGCCTCTTAATTGGCCTCCTTGCTTCTACTACGGCCCAACCAGCCTAGTATCCAGCAGGGTCAGAGCAAGCTTTTAAATGaccaaattcaaaataaataaatgaccaaAGTCAGTCCTGTCCTCCTCTGACATTTTGCTCCTTCCTTCAGTCCCTCACACACACCAAGCCCCTCTGCACCTCTGAGCCTTAGTGCTTGCTGTTTCTTCTGACTGCAATGCTCTTCCTCCAGTTCTGACTCTGGCTGACTTGTGATTAATTTTCATGTCTCAACTCAAAGGTCACCTCCTCAAACAAGTCTTTCCTGATCACCTTCCCGAAACTCAACACTCTATTTACAATCTGTTCAATCTGTTCATTACTTCACTGCACATACATAATTTGAATTAACTTAATTATCTccctgggttttgtttatttttcctagtAATGGGGGGGGGGAGTGTCCTTTTTTGAAGGCCAAAGACTGTGCTTTTTCACAGCTATATCCCCAGTACGCAGCACATTGACCGACACAAAGCAAGCGCTACACGATACTGGAAAATGAATAAACTCTACAAGGAAGGCATTACTTTCCCCATCCTGaagatgagaaaacggaggctcaGTTTGGTTAGGGGACTTGAACACGGCGGCACGGCTACACCTCAACTCTCAGGCCCTCTGCTCTAGAATCTAGGGCCTAGACAGTCACGGGACTCCCTGCCTCCTCACCCGGTGACCAGGGTCCCGTCGCGGCGGATCCCGAACTGCGCGTTCTGCAGCCCCCCGGCGCTGCTCACCCGCCGCCCGTCGCTCACAACGTTCCCCAGGCACTCGCCCGTGTCCATGCGGAAGAAGCCGCCATTCTGGGCGACGCTGCAGCCGGCCGCCCGCGCCGTCTCCTCCACGGTGGCGCGGCGCCTTGAAGCGCAGCCGCTGGGCTCGCCGGGCTCCAGCACCGAGAAGGTGCGCAGGGGCTCGGCGGCCCGCGTCAGGTGGCCGGCCACCGCGCGGTCTGCGAAGTGCGAGACGAAGATGCGTACGGCGGGACCGCGGGCGCCAGGGTTTGAGAGAGACGGCGGCCAGCTCTCGTGCTCGCGGCTGCCGGCGCGCACCCTTGTGCAGTCCCGGGCAGAGCGCGCCCGCGCGCGGGAGTAAGGCAGCAGCAAGTCATCGTCGCGGGAGGCCCTGCTGGGATGGGGCAGACGTGAGCTCGGAGTGCTGTGCCCGGGTCTGGGGGAACCCCCACAACGAGGCTTGCCCCCGGCAGCTGTACTCACCCCGAGCCGAGGTCGCCGGACGCCTCACCGAGGAAGCCGCGCAGTGAAATGAAGACGAGAAGGCAGCGACCCATGGAGGCCGCCATATTGGACTCGGGCCTCCGGTCACGTGGGCCCACCCCACATGACTCAGGACTTCTGGTGGCAGCTTTTAGCTCTGAGTTGCTTATACTTTTTTGGAAATCCCGAGATCGCTTCCTGTAATTTACTATGTTATTTTAGAAGGGGCGGGCGCTGGGGTGGCGGGAAGTTTTTACGTTGATGTAATTTGAAGTCTATGGAAAGTTAGAAAAAGTAGTATAAAGAATTCTCGTATACTTTTTACTTATCTTTACCAATTGTTAACGTTTGCGCTTTattcatagactttttttttttttggaaccatTTGCAACCAAGCTATGGACATCGTGAGCCTTCACCTAAACACTTTTTGTATCCTCTACAGAATATTTTCTTACATAAGCACAGGTCAAGTAAAATTAGGACATTGATAGAGTTCTATTAACTAATCCACAGGTCACGTTCAAATGTTGACAGTTGTCCACATAGCGTCCTTTGTAGCTCGCCCAAGGCAGTGTCCAGGGTTAGGTGGCCTTTTGGTGCCACTGTAATGCATGGGTCACCCAGGCGCCGGCACAAGTCTAGTTGTCCTTCAGTGCCAAGAGTACTCAGAGCCAGGCCAGCCCCTTTCTTTCCACAGTGAGCATCGTTAGTGCTTGAACTCAGGTCTTTCTTTGAGCCACTGCTGATaacaagcaggaccctgtggggctcctgggcacgacaacctttctgtgtcccctattTCTTTTGACTACAGGAAATAggtttcattcagcctccttgaccttccctgagttccaaagggcaggttcaaacatttgctaatcagggaagggaggggatgcggagataagggaggagcagtcaagaaacaatagtgcagcctcggggcagagtcctggttcctcctcaagggacacacataatatctttgagctgttttgcagatactgaaacccccaccaggtgggagaagttaacagtATGCTGCCCACCAGCATGTAGACTCCAGACCGGttagaaccagaaggttgatgttgctgactcccacttacctcaccaccaaccagtcagaagaatgtccacgagctgatcacaccgtctttgaaccattactataaaactcctcactacaccttccaggttgggacacacagttttgagggcattagcctgctggGGCTCCCTTTCCCTGGTAAAGCAATAAGGCTATTCTTTCCTACTTCactcaaaactctgtctccaaaccataggtcaaaaagagtcatgtaccaaaatgttcattgcagctctatttacaatagccaggacatggaagcaacctaaatgtccatcgacagatgaatggataaagaagatgtggcacatatatacaatggaatattactcagccataaaaagaaatgaaatggaggtatttgtaatgaggtggatggagttagagtctgtcatacagagtgaagtaagtcagaaagagaaaaacaaatacagtatgctaacacatatatacggaatctaaggaaaaaaaaaaaaaggccatgaagaacctagtggcaagacgggaataaagacacagacctactagagaatggacttgaggatatggggagggggtggggtgagatgtgacagggtaagagagtgtcatggacatatatacactaccaaatgtaaaatagataactagtgggaagcagccgcatagcacagggagatcagctcggtgctttgtgaccacctagaggggtgggatggggagggtgggagggagggagatgcaagagggaagagaaatgggaacatattgtatatgtataactgattcactttgttataaagcagaagctaacacaccattgtaaggcaattatacttcaataaagatgtttaaaaaaaaaaaaaaaaactctgtctccgagatttaattcAGTGTCAGGGTACAGAGGCTGGATTCGGTTTCAGTGCCCCTTAGAGCCAGTCAGGGTCAGTATACTGGGTTGGATAGTGTCTCCCCAAATTTACATCCTTCCCAGAGCCttagaatgtgatcttatttggaaataggatctttgcaggtgtgattagttaagatgaggtcaaactagggtagggtgggccctaaattcaatctgactggtgtccttagaagaagcgaagagacagagagagacacacacagagggaagaagaccacgtgaggacagaggcagagcctggagtgatgcagctacaaaccAAGTGATGCCCAagattgctggcaaccaccagaagctagaagagaggcACAGAAAATATTCTTCCCTCCAGGCTTCAGAGAGAGAGcagagccctgctgacaccttaatttcgGAACTAATACTGTCAGAGACCTCAAATGGGCTCCCACCACTGGCTCTGGGGCCTTGGGGGAACCACAATTAGTTCACTTTAGTGAATCACATTCAAAGTGACTGATCCTCTGGGAGTTAAATGACCTGGCCTGATGCAAATGTATTGATGTGGAGTGAATGTCTTGCTGATCTTTATATCCAAGtgccaaaaatcatcagcaaaCAAGCCAAAGTCTGCCACCAACTTCCCTGCCCCTGGAAGTCCTCTGTTCTCAGTCAACTAGGAGTTGCAGTTGGCAGGCAGTCTATGGCAAGTTCTGACCTTTATTCTTCTCCCTACTTAGATGTTTTTCACTCCTTTGCCAAGTTGTTGTAAGTGTAAGAGggagaacaaatctgactccacattagatctgtttctttaacttttgtattctattgcttttgctacaagttaagaatgttgcctatagcctgaaatatacaggatagcccattctcaagcctctgacctttaaaggtataacacttttccattcatatagagataaaaagttgcagaacagaggatAACATTTATCCTGTTGGAGGTTTACATGAACATTGTAACCTGACCTTTGTgggcagctgcaagaacaaaggattctggcaccaagaagtctgcaacaaccaacAACACCCCTTTCcctttttagtataaaagaagcctgaattctaatttGGGTAAGATGGGTCTTCGGGACACTaagtaatagggaagaaccttttgtattctattacaagttaaccACTAAAGgcatgttgcctataagcttaaattatacataatagccgatctctgggaaccctgcctcccaggtaatgagcattaagctaaaatacctttgtttagttcacaggaaacatcctgaccaggcccacctgtgaatgactgcagggaggaagaaattaacacacctcCTCTGGAGGCTGATGGAAGCCAGGAAGTGTTTGACTTTgctccctctttttaaaaattaattaattaattaattatttggctgtgccagttcTTAGTAGTGGCACACAGGacctttgttgaggcatgtgggatctagttccctgaccagggagcaaactcaggccccctgcagtgggagtgcagagtcttaaccactggaccaccagggaagtccctctcccttttagtgttttttctattttttaaaacagatttgtttatttatttatttattttggctgcgttgggtcttcactgctgcacatgggctttctctagttgtggcgaatgggggctactcttcgttgcagtgcgagggcttctcattgtggtggcttctcttgttgcagagcacaggctctaggtgagcaggcttcagtagttgtggctcgcaggctccagagagcaggctcagtagttgtggcgcatgggcttagtggctccgcagcatgtgggatcctccaggaccagggattgaacccttgtcccccgcgttggcaggcagactgccaaccactgcgccaccggggaagtccctcagtttGTTTCTTAACAAGCCCCAAAATACAGTTCTAGCCAAACCAGCTAACTAACCCAGGACTTCCTCCTTTGCTcacacctactttttttttttttgatagatctttattggagtataattgcttcacaatatggtgttagtttctgttacacAACAAAGCacatcagccatatgcatacacatgtccccatatcccctccctcttgagcctccttcccctcctccctatcccacccctctaggtcatcgcaaagcactgagcccatctccctgtgctatgctgctgcttcccaccagccaactattttatatTCGATAGTGATATATGTCGATGCtgctctcacttcaccccagcttccccctccaacCCCATGTCCTGaggtccattttctatgtctatctcTTCATTCCTGCCcagcaactaggttcatcagtaccatttttcttttttttttttttggttccatatatatgcgttagcatatggtatttgtttttctctttctgacttacttcactctgtatgacagactctaggtccatccacctcactacaaataactaaatttcgtttcttttgatggctgagtaatattccactgtatatatgtgccacatcttctttatccattcatctgtcaatggacatttaggttggttccatgtcctggctattgtaaatagtgctgcaa contains these protein-coding regions:
- the NAGPA gene encoding N-acetylglucosamine-1-phosphodiester alpha-N-acetylglucosaminidase isoform X3, encoding MAASMGRCLLVFISLRGFLGEASGDLGSGRASRDDDLLLPYSRARARSARDCTRVRAGSREHESWPPSLSNPGARGPAVRIFVSHFADRAVAGHLTRAAEPLRTFSVLEPGEPSGCASRRRATVEETARAAGCSVAQNGGFFRMDTGECLGNVVSDGRRVSSAGGLQNAQFGIRRDGTLVTGYLSEEEVLDTENPFVQLLSGVVWLIRNGSIYINESQAAECDETQETGSFSKFVNVMSARTAVGHDREGQLALFHVDGQTEQRGINLWEMAEFLLKQNVVNAINLDGGGSATFVLNGTLASYPSDHCQDNMWRCPRRVSTVVCVHEPRCQPSDCNGHGTCVEGRCQCTGRFWRGAACSELDCGPANCSQHGLCTETGCRCEAGWTGSNCSEACTNGSFGEDCAKKCQCHNGATCDPVRGTCACPPGFTGDICVQECPLGWYGPGCQSPCKCEHQCPCDPQTGNCSLAWSRTLNSILSRGPPGWPSPWPWFSFC
- the NAGPA gene encoding N-acetylglucosamine-1-phosphodiester alpha-N-acetylglucosaminidase isoform X1, whose amino-acid sequence is MAASMGRCLLVFISLRGFLGEASGDLGSGRASRDDDLLLPYSRARARSARDCTRVRAGSREHESWPPSLSNPGARGPAVRIFVSHFADRAVAGHLTRAAEPLRTFSVLEPGEPSGCASRRRATVEETARAAGCSVAQNGGFFRMDTGECLGNVVSDGRRVSSAGGLQNAQFGIRRDGTLVTGYLSEEEVLDTENPFVQLLSGVVWLIRNGSIYINESQAAECDETQETGSFSKFVNVMSARTAVGHDREGQLALFHVDGQTEQRGINLWEMAEFLLKQNVVNAINLDGGGSATFVLNGTLASYPSDHCQDNMWRCPRRVSTVVCVHEPRCQPSDCNGHGTCVEGRCQCTGRFWRGAACSELDCGPANCSQHGLCTETGCRCEAGWTGSNCSEACTNGSFGEDCAKKCQCHNGATCDPVRGTCACPPGFTGDICVQECPLGWYGPGCQSPCKCEHQCPCDPQTGNCSLAWSRTLNSILSRVKQCLPPPEDTLRAGELSLFTRTTWLAITLALVFLLLISTVANVSLFLGSRAARSRHLDGAYVYHPLQEMNGELPAAEKEPAGDTCNPFKD
- the NAGPA gene encoding N-acetylglucosamine-1-phosphodiester alpha-N-acetylglucosaminidase isoform X2 gives rise to the protein MAASMGRCLLVFISLRGFLGEASGDLGSGASRDDDLLLPYSRARARSARDCTRVRAGSREHESWPPSLSNPGARGPAVRIFVSHFADRAVAGHLTRAAEPLRTFSVLEPGEPSGCASRRRATVEETARAAGCSVAQNGGFFRMDTGECLGNVVSDGRRVSSAGGLQNAQFGIRRDGTLVTGYLSEEEVLDTENPFVQLLSGVVWLIRNGSIYINESQAAECDETQETGSFSKFVNVMSARTAVGHDREGQLALFHVDGQTEQRGINLWEMAEFLLKQNVVNAINLDGGGSATFVLNGTLASYPSDHCQDNMWRCPRRVSTVVCVHEPRCQPSDCNGHGTCVEGRCQCTGRFWRGAACSELDCGPANCSQHGLCTETGCRCEAGWTGSNCSEACTNGSFGEDCAKKCQCHNGATCDPVRGTCACPPGFTGDICVQECPLGWYGPGCQSPCKCEHQCPCDPQTGNCSLAWSRTLNSILSRVKQCLPPPEDTLRAGELSLFTRTTWLAITLALVFLLLISTVANVSLFLGSRAARSRHLDGAYVYHPLQEMNGELPAAEKEPAGDTCNPFKD